The Vicia villosa cultivar HV-30 ecotype Madison, WI linkage group LG1, Vvil1.0, whole genome shotgun sequence genome includes a region encoding these proteins:
- the LOC131606347 gene encoding 2-oxoglutarate-Fe(II) type oxidoreductase hxnY-like has translation MGESATLDLPIIDLSSPDRISTANSIRQACVEYGFFYLVNHGVDDDFLNQAFEESAKFFSLPIQHKTKLNRKEYRGYTPLYAEKLDPTSLSKGDPKESYYIGSLADTTSASLNQWPSQDLLPNWKPTMESLFWKILSAGQKLLSVIALSLDLDEDYFDKINALSKPEAFLRLLRYSGELGYCGASPHSDYGMITLLMTNGVPGLQICKDKLKQPQVWEDVSHVEGAIIVNIGDMMERWTNCVYQSTLHRVMPTGKERYSVAFFMDPPSDCIVECFESCCSESSPPRFPPIRSGDYLNERFKMIYGSEKELKSSIHSNN, from the exons ATGGGAGAAAGTGCAACATTGGATCTTCCTATTATAGACCTCTCTTCACCTGATCGTATTTCCACAGCAAATTCCATCCGTCAGGCATGTGTTGAGTATGGATTCTTCTACCTTGTCAACCATGGTGTGGATGATGATTTTCTGAATCAAGCGTTCGAGGAAAGTGCGAAATTCTTCTCACTACCCATCCAGCATAAAACTAAGTTGAATCGCAAGGAGTATAGAGGCTATACTCCTCTATATGCTGAAAAACTTGACCCTACTTCACTCTCCAAAGGTGATCCAAAAGAGAGCTATTATATTGGTTCTTTAGCAGATACCACTAGTGCTAGTCTCAATCAATGGCCTTCTCAGG ATTTACTGCCAAATTGGAAACCAACCATGGAATCCTTATTTTGGAAAATATT ATCAGCTGGCCAAAAATTGTTGTCTGTAATTGCTTTGTCTTTGGATCTTGATGAAGATTACTTTGATAAGATCAATGCCTTAAGCAAACCAGAAGCTTTTCTTCGCCTTTTGCGTTATTCAGGTGAATTGGGATATTGTGGTGCCTCTCCTCATTCAGATTATGGTATGATCACTCTCCTAATGACCAACGGTGTTCCAGGATTGCAG ATATGCAAGGACAAGTTGAAGCAACCACAGGTTTGGGAGGATGTGTCTCATGTAGAAGG GGCCATAATTGTGAACATTGGAGACATGATGGAAAGATGGACAAATTGTGTATATCA GTCAACACTTCACAGGGTGATGCCAACCGGAAAAGAACGCTATTCT GTGGCTTTTTTCATGGATCCACCGTCTGATTGTATAGTAGAATGCTTTGAAAGTTGCTGCAGTGAATCATCTCCACCCAG ATTTCCTCCAATACGTAGTGGGGACTACTTGAATGAGAGGTTCAAGATGATATATGGTTCTGAAAAGGAACTTAAAAGCTCTATCCACTCTAACAACTAA